A stretch of the Leguminivora glycinivorella isolate SPB_JAAS2020 chromosome 2, LegGlyc_1.1, whole genome shotgun sequence genome encodes the following:
- the LOC125240541 gene encoding uncharacterized protein LOC125240541 — protein MWRAACSVLVCPDADAAWTRISDTAPPDTVWHSLRNCVAYQAGVWQNLLAKGIDDVIQPAAFKLAIVLRHTPTDLTVRLLADLLRLHPQSQDLTSYVLALLTDDEASWCGACGAGSPGGGTPGPAPLRDLQLFGDCELSILAASREEYEAHAKLVRAEYAAMSNKNYVELRIKVLNQFSQIPKLYHTPEFEFLEPLARENIEREICTLREHLLTGQQE, from the exons ATGTGGCGTGCAGCGTGCAGCGTGTTGGTGTGCCCCGACGCTGATGCTGCTTGGACTCGCATATCTGACACTGCGCCACCAGACACTGTTTGGCATTCCCTACGTAACTGCGTTGCATATCAA GCTGGTGTATGGCAGAATTTGCTAGCAAAAGGCATAGATGATGTAATCCAACCTGCGGCATTTAAATTGGCTATTGTATTGAGACATACACCTACAGATCTCACTGTACGCCTGTTGGCAGATTTATTACGCCTACATCCACAATCT CAAGACCTGACATCATACGTTCTGGCGTTGCTGACTGACGACGAAGCATCATGGTGTGGCGCGTGTGGTGCGGGCTCGCCGGGTGGAGGAACACCGGGTCCGGCGCCGCTGAGAGACCTGCAGCTGTTTGGTGATTGCGAGCTTTCCATTCTCGCAGCCAGCCGCGAAGAGTATGAGGCGCATGCTAAACTGGTGCGGGCAGAGTATGCAGCAATGAGCAATAAGAACTACGTGGAACTAAGGATTAAG GTCCTGAATCAGTTCTCACAGATCCCCAAGTTATATCACACACCAGAGTTCGAGTTTCTGGAGCCTCTCGCGCGTGAAAACATTGAACGAGAAATTTGCACTCTACGTGAACATCTACTCACAGGTCAACAGGAGTAA